The Setaria viridis chromosome 9, Setaria_viridis_v4.0, whole genome shotgun sequence sequence TCATCTACCATGTCCATGTGACGACGAAGGTGATCACGCTCAGAGGTCCTAGAGGTACAGTTGGCTGGGTCGATCTCTGGCGAGGCATAGTTCTCCGTGACGTGCTCGAAGAGAGCCCCGAGCTTCGTGACATGCCGCTGCCCTTGCCCGCTAAGGGCAACTGGAGCAAGTTCCTCAATGGCTGCCCGTACTATTCCCGCGACATCGTCGTCAACCAGAGCAGAGACACTAGCTATCAAGTATGTCGAGATGGAGAATTGGAGATCACTCAGCCAACCATGGGCCATTCCACGTCTGATCCTCAATCATACTACGAATGGCTGCGCATGCAAGATCCGCAGTCGTACTCCTTTATCCCTGGTAGCTGGAAGGCCACCATATGGAGCATGCCTATCCCGGTCACTTCATGGAATGACTGGCAGTGTCGATGCTCTGTGCATTCGGAGGACATCGACCTCCCTGCTGACATCACAATGCATTATAAGTTGCTGCATAAGTTCCATGGAGGCATAAAGTCGAAGACCACGGAGAAAAATTTGTCTCCGGGACGCCTTAGCATGGCTTACCCCACCATGAGCTGACGATAATGATGTTGTTTACTTGCTGTCCAAGGGCAGGGGCAGGGCAGAAATGGAGATGGTATTTGCTGTTGACGTGAGGGTGGGGACTCTGCAAGGACTGGTGAAGCTTGATGCCAAGAGGCGCCTCGGTTTTATGCGCTGCTACCTTGCCAGTGGGATCTCCAAACATCTCAACACTTCAGGTAACCTCCACTGTTCCTTCCCTTGCTGTGATGATTGCTCTGGGTGTCATTTATGTCATGCTATTTAGGATTTTGGGTTGTATGAGTTGAAAACAAAACTCGAGGCTGCAGTCCATGGTTGGAAAACAAAAGGTGAAGTGAACAGCAAAGCTTGCCTTTACCAATATATAGATATGGTGGTGGCAGATCCACGTCCAATAAATGGTTTTCAGCCCATTCCCAGCAAAATGTAGCACTGTATGGGTGTCAAAACACAATGTAAGGATATAAAGCCTGATCATAATATTCCTTGTCTTAGGAAGGTCTGAATGTCCAAATTGGGATGGGAACTTAGCAAGTTAGTGCACTTAATTTAGGAGGACAAGATTGATAATGAGGATGCGGCACAATGGTAGAGTAGCACCAAGGGTCACCATGCACTGTTCTGTGTTAGTTGACGACCAATGTTGGGGCAGCTTGCTGTAGTTGGGAaccaaaattttattttgctgcGTTGAACTGTTACATGCAGTGCAGTGGTTGCTCTTCAAGAAAACAGTAACATCGTTGTACTTAAAAGGTAAACCATAATACCGTATCGTTCAGTTCTGAATTGATCAATGGCTTAATTAGttattgggaaaaaaaatggtAGCAGAGGAATGCATTCATTAAAATGGTACACAACCCGTTACCAGAGAAATTCAGCTTCATGTCGGTACTAAAATGCTTTGGAAGGATGaaagtttctttttctttgacttaATGACACTTCTGTTCTCATGCACGAATTCAAACACCTGACAATTGATGCACAAAATTATTTACATTAACCCTGAATAAATGATATCAGTAAATGCATCATCAATCATTCCCATATGATTGCATTTCTAATTATGTTGCTAGCATATAACTCTAAAAGGGATCAAAGTGCCTTGAGGCCATTTCAATTCCAAAACAAGGGAATAAAGCCTGTAACAATGTATTGGCCAAAGCCAACTTCAAATGAAGTTATTGCTCGGTGTTGTTTTCACAACTGTTCTCGTTTTGCTTGATCCTTTTACTTTATCCTTGATAAAGAAGGTTGCCATTCTTGCTGCTAGTGAAATCTTGTCAAATTATAATCTATTATATTTGATACAGGTGGAAGAGAATCCCTTGAGCAAACTGAGGTTCATGATGCGAgtgtttgtgatcaagaaaGTGAGTTTGCTTGATTGAAGGTGTTTATGGAGTTAGACCGCCGCACTTTGTAACCTGGGGCAAGCTGGATGTAGAGGGTTAATCATAAATATAAACAGAAAGATATTCATGTCCATGTATCCTTTGCTCAGGTTACGTGATTCTAGTTTAGCTGAGCACTGTTACAGTAAAGAGAGTGATGGTAAGCTGAACCATGTATCCTCTGCTTAGCATGCCCTGTGTGATACGAGGATTACGATGGCTAATGAGCGTTTTGGAGACCCTTAGAGGTTACGGAATACGGTAGATACAATTATTGGAAAGTGAAAAGTGAAATGATGTAATGGAATGGGATGATGCTGTTTACATATTTATACAAGCCTAAGGGCATGGGGTGACAGTTCGGAAGGGCGCTAATGACATCACTAATTCATGTGATAATCACATATTTAATTGATTATATAATTAAGgtaattgatcactaattcTAGTGATTCACAACACTCCCCCTTATCAATTGGTTCATGTGATCTTGTAAACAGTGTTTGTATATCTCCTTCAAAAACCCTGTGGGAAAAATATAAGGAGTAGTGTAAATATGTCATAGAAAAAACTCCTTTAAAACCTCTTGGGGAAAATATAGGAGAAAATGTTATATGACATATACGATTGCTTTGTAATGCATATTGCCTCATTAGAACCTATATATGAGAAAACCTTGATAGGAAAAACTCATTAGGAAAAGAGTGCATATTCATAATCAGAAGATTATGTATAGGTTATATCAAGGAATGACTCCCCCTTATGCTTGCAAATCTTTGAGTCGTCTCATACCTATTCCAAAAATATATTTCTGAAATAATGATGTTGGTAAGGACTTTGTGAATAAATCTGCAAGATTATCACATGATTTGGTTTGCAAGATTTCTATCTCCCCTTTTTCTGTAATTCGTGAGGATAGAATAATTTAGAAGCAATGTGTTTTGTGATATTGCTCTTTATATAACGTATTCATTTGTGCAATACAAGCAGAATTATCTTCATAGATAATTGTAGGATTCGTGATCGAACCTATACCACATGACTGTTGTACGTGATTAATCATTTTGCAAAGTCATACGCATTCACGTGAAGTTTCAAATAATGCAATTATTTGAGAATGATTTGTGGATGTGACTAGCCTATTTTGATGACTTCCATGATATAGTCGTTCCACCATGTAAAAATATAAAGCCTATTTGAGATATGGCATTATGGGGATCAGATAAATAGCCAGCATCTGTATATCCAATCATAGTTTTATCTTGGCCAAATTTATAAAATAAGCCAAGTGTATTGTCCCTTGGAGAAATCTGAAGATATTCTTAACTCCCACCCAATGACGTTTTGTTGGAGCAGCGCTATGTCTATCAAGTAAGTTTACCGCAAATGCAATGTCAGGCCTTGTGCAATTTGCGATATACATTAGCGCTCCAACGGCACTGAGATATGGAATTTCTTGTCCCAATAACTCTTCATCTTTATCTTTTGGTCTGAATTGATCTTTATCAATATCAAGAGATCAAACAACCATAGGTGTTTTGGATGGATATGATTTATCCATATTGAATTTCTGCAGAATTTTCTGGATATATGCAGACTGATGTATTAAAATCCCTATTGGGAGATGCTCAAGCTGTAAGCCTAAGCAAAATTTGGTTTGACCCAAATCTTTCATTTCAAATTCCGTCTTAAGATGGTTGCGTACTTCATTTATATCTTGTGTATTCCCAATGATATTGAGATCATCAACATACACAGATATAATACAAAATCTAGTTATGGGCAATCATCATTGTTGGAAAAAAAGCTTCTATAGAAGGAATTCCTTTAGTCGATTGTACCACATTCTTCCCGACTGTTTTAAGCCATATAATGACTTTTGAAGTTTGACACAATACATGTTGCGAGAATGATTCTTGTTCGGAATATCAAGTCCTTCAGGAACTTTCATGTAGATATCCGAATCTAGTGACCCATAAAGATATGTTGTCACTACATCCATGAGATGCATGGATAGACCTTTTTGTACTGCCAATGATATGAGATATCGGAATGTTATACCACTCATAACTCGAGAATATGTTTCCTCAAAATTGATGTCGGGTCTCTGCATGAACCCTTGTGCTACAAGCCTCACTCCTCATTGTTTTCATTCCTTTTACAGACAAAAATCCATTTTCATCACATAGGAAAAATATGATGAGGAGTAGGTATCACTCAGAGAATACCTCTCATTTTTTGAGCGAGCGCAATTTTGCCTCGATTGCTTCCTTCCATTTGATCCAGTCGGAGTGCTTGATGCACTCTGTCATGGACTTAGATTCTAAATCAGGTCGAAGGTCACTTACAATCTTCGAGGCGAAATAAATATCAACATTTGTAGTCTTTCTATTGAATGATTCTCCAAAATCAGTATAGTTGATGGAAATTTCATTTACCCCTTGTGACTCATCATGAATTCCTATAATAATAGAGTTAGGGTCTTCTGATGTCCTAACACTTATATTATTGTGTGCACTTGTGCTGGGTATGTGATGTATATGTTGAACATCCATATTATTTGGATTTACAATATCCAATTGGTATCTGTCAACTTGATGTTGATTTGCAATTACCACTTTTGAAGTAACCTTCCATGGTTTCCGTGGAGGTTTTTGTGCAGCCTTATCCTTTGTAACAGTACCTCTCCCCCTCTTATTTTGATTTGGGAGATCTTGAGTAGGAATTGCTACTCTTTCTGGTACATTAATAGCAGGATTATATGATTTTGTGACACCTTTGTAGTTGGTAAATGCCTCTGGTAGATTATTTGTAATGTTTTGCAAATGAATAATCTTTTAAACTTCACATTTAGATTATGTAGTTCGTGGATCAAAGGACTAAATACCAGTGGCATTCCAATTTATTTCATGGCATTTTGTTTGGTACGTAGTGTATCCCCCTAATGCCGGGAAATTATCCTCATCGAAAATGCAATCAGCGTGCTGGGCTGTGAATAAGTCCCCTGTAAGAGGCTCGAGGTACTTTATGATTGATGGTGATTTGTACCCTCACATATATCCCCAATTTTCTATGGGGGGCTATTGATATACGTTGCAGTGGTGAAATCGGTACGTATATAGCACAACCGAATTTTCATAGATGGGAAATACTTGGTTGGTTCCCACATACTAACTGCAACGGGGAAACCATATTGTATGCAGTAGGTCTTATTTGAATCAAATTAGCGGCGTGTAGGACCGCATGATCCCAACATGATATTGGTAATTTGCAATTCTGTAGTAATGGTCTAGCAATTAATTTTACTCTCTTGATAAGAGATTCGGCTAATCTATTTTGTGTATGTACATAAGGAACAGAATGTTCCACATTAATGCCTAGAGCTATACAATAGTCATTGAAGGCATGTGAGGAAAACTCAGTAGCATTGTCCATCCTAATGGATTTGATAGCAAATTCAGGATAATATGCTCATAAAATTTGATAATTTGAGCAATGAACCTTGCAAAAGCATGGTTTCTTGTGGGCAGTAAACATACATGTAACCATCTAGTAGATGCATCAATAAGTACCATGAAGTACCTAAATGGTCCAATTAATGGATGAATAGGACCACAAATGCCTCCTTGAATGCGTTCAAGAAATTGTAGTGGTTCAGCCTTAATTTTAAGATAAGAGGGTCGTAAAATTAATTTTCCCATGGAACATGCGGTGCACACAAAGTCTGAAGGCTTGGGAAATTTTGAAGTGTTCAATTTGTGACCAATTGAATTGCCGATaatttttctcatcatcccaATTCGGGGATGACCAAGGCGATCATGCGTGATTTCAGGATGACCAAGGTGATCATGCCAAACCTTGAAGGCATCAAGATTTTGAAAAATTATCTTGTATGCAACATGTTGTACGGGTTTGATGTATGTGTAATACAATCCTGTTGATAGGTAAGAAATTTTCTCAAGCATTTGCTTGTTATATCCATCATTTTTAGTGATGAATAGATATTCATCTTTGTTGTCACTATGTGTTTCCACATGGAAACCATTGCGACGGATATCTTTGTAACTCAATAAGGTACAAGTTGAATCAGGATACAAGAGTGCATCCTCAATTACTATTTGAGTGCCCATAGGGAGACTTATTGTGGCCGGACTGGAACCAACAATCACAGCATCACAGCCCATGATAGTTGTGACATTTCCTTTACTCTTTTTGAGAGTTTGGAAATATTTAATTTCCCTAAGTATGGTGCTAGTGGTGCAACTATCCACCAAACAAatttcttcctccatttggATTGTCCCCATAGGGTAATCTAAAATGAGTAAATCAAAATTAAGATTTTGACTCATACATTATATATACATACTTTATTTAAATAAGTATCATATGTCTTACAATACTTGAgacaacaaatatttacaacacAATATTACATAAATATGGCTTATAGAACTAAATTCTTTTGGAGAGCATGGACACTAATTCATGTCTCCAAACATGTCATTGGATTGAAAATCCACGAGCACGTCATCAGTGCTATCCACAAGCATGTCGTCAGTGCTGAATAAGTCATCCAACTGTGGTGGGATCTTCTCATGTTGTGTTCTGCAGGAACATCTTTGGAGCAACTGATGTCAGTAGATTGAGTAGTGAAGTGCACTTCAAACTTATCCCCACGAACTTGCTTTACAATATATTTTTGGTATAAATCAACCAAATGCTTGGCAGTGTGACACTTTCTAGTGGTGTGGCTCTGACAACCACACCTCTGACAAACTTGAGAGTTGTCATGATGATTATGTTTCTTAAAAGTGCATTTGCCTTTGTTAGAATCTTTGCCTTTCTAGTAATTCTGGTTCTTCCATTTTCCCTTGAAATTCTTTTTGAATTTCTTACCACCAAACTTTTTGTTATTATTCTGAGCATTGAAGTGAACTTCAGACAGAGGTGCTGCACCCACGGGGCGCAGTTGATGGTTCTTTGTTAAGAGCTCATCAAGTTTTTTTACTTGAAGTAAATCATATATTAAGTCAGAATATTTGATTTAGTTGTGGCGGCAATATTGTTGTTGCAATATCCTATTTGCACGGAGATTGTAGACAAAATCTTTTCAATCATTTCTGCATCATCCAAAGGTTGATTGCAGAAATGAAGCTTGGAACAAATCTTGTGAACTGCTGAATTGTATTCTTCAACAAATTTGAAATCCATAAGATGGAGTAGAGACCACTCGCATTTTGCTTCTGGCAGAATTACAATTTGCTGTTGATTATGGCGCTCTTTGAGTGAATCCCGAAGTTTCTTAGGATCATCTTCCATGATGTATTCATTTTTTAGatctagatgaagatgatgccTTAGAAAGTGCAAGGTTCTGAACTTGTCTACTTCAGGAATAGGAGCTTGTGGATTAGGTTCATTGAGTGTTCCAATGAAATCTTTTGCTATAAGCACTATTTTTACATCCATAGCCCAAGTCAGATAGTTGGTACCATCTGCTGCAAGTTCAGTGAAATCTTTGTTGATTAAATGAGCCATTTTGCTACATAAGAGAACCATGTATAGGATTAATTTACTGAGGTAAATTTATGTTGTAAAGTGAGCAAAATAGTGAATGTAAGATGATTCTTACAATAAAAATTAAGGTATAGGACATTTTAATTCATGTAGGAATAAATGACTTGATAGTCATATTCAATGTTGtccatttatatgaaaattggatATACACTTTGAAGGTAATCATCAAAAAGATGTAGACCTCTTAGTAATGAGTAAAAGCTGCCTAAAAGCATGGTCTCTAGGCTAATAAATTCTTAGAAAAGAACTTATCGCAGCCGATGCCTAGGTCCTATCACCTCGTGCTGTTCCAAAATCATATGTATAGgccttaattttaattttgctTTATGTTCTACTTGATGTAGAACATTGATTAAGTATTAATcatgcaaaaaaataaattgcatatgTAAAGATTGTTCTAACACCAATGAAAGATCTGCGAATCATGATGATGCTCAATTACTGCAGTAAAGTTGGCATCCTTATTATATAGGTGCTAATACCTGATGGTATATCTAATAATGTGCATGACAACACATATTTACAGAACAATCCAAGGGTTAAAACATAAACATGCAGAACAGCATATTCTAAACATGTAAATAAAGGTAAGCCTGGGGGCTATCTTGTaaaatggaggaggaggcaaggTGGCCTCGTCCGGCCTGGGCTTGGCCCGTGGCAGCCCATTAGCCTCCAAGCTGTGCAGGCCGCAGCGGCCTGACCGTGAGCACTGCTAGCCTGATGGCCTTGCGACCCAGGTCGGCCCGGCCAGCACAGCATGGCCTGCAGGCCGGCTCCAGCCTATGGCAGGCCCAGGCGGCCGAATAGGTGGCCCATATAAAGGGTGAGGGCGAGTTGAACCCTAACCGGCCACTCCCCCTAAGCCACCGCAGCCAGCCTATGGTGGCTGCGCCACCAACGCCGTCAAGCCATCCCGTGCTTCAGCCTCCATTTCACAGCCCCTCCCTAGTTGCTGACCTCTCGCCGGCCGCCATCCTTGGCCGACCACTTAGCTCTCGGAAGAGAGCCCCAACGTGGCGGGGCTCCAGGTGCCGCGCCAAAGTCCCAAGCGGCTGTCCACGGCCATGATGTGGCTGAGGGAACTAGGTGcagcgggcgccgccgcctggctTGTCATAGAGGATGCAGGCATGGAGGCGCCATCgtccttgaagaacggcggcaCACCGCGGCGTGCTACCATGGTCCCGATGGTAAAGCTCGGGTGCATCATCGTTGTACTCCCGACGAGGCCGAAGatcatggtggcggcggtgaaggaggtGATGGCACCGTGGCGGCCACCGTTTGTGGAGGGACCGGCCTGAGGGCCAAAGTCGGCGATGCCAGCCGCCACCATTGTTGCCGTCGCCAGTGAGTTGAGGTCAGGGATGACCCCAATACCCTCTGTGGTGGTCCGTGGACAGTGGATCCTCAGCACCAGAGGACGGCGAGGTGGCTCCTCTGGTGGTGTGGGCATCAAAAGAGGAGTTGCAGTGGAGGAGTTCTTGCCAGTGACGACAAGACCGGCGGTGTACGGTGGCGTAGCCGTACGTGTGTGCTCGAAAGAGGTACCGGTGGAACTGCTTGTGGCCGTCGGCGCTTGGCGTGTTGCGGGCCGTGAGGGGCCAGGCCGTTGGCCTGGGCTCTGTGGTGGTGTACGGCAAGGACTGTGCCGACGAGGTGACTAGCGTCCCCATTCAGTGAAGACACGGCATCCTCAGCCACCACGGAGGCGGCGACCGCGGCGTCCTGTAGGACGGTGGCCATGGTGTGCAAAGAAGTTGCCGCTTCTATTGCAGAAGCAAAACCTTGGGCGTCTGTCATGGTTCCAGCGCTGGCCACCGAGAGGAAGAACAAGGAAGCCATTTTCTATGGCAATGAAGCGTAAGTGTCCAAAATCCATCTTACCCTCTGGTGGTGAGGCCCTCTGGCCTCTGTCCTTCTTCTTGCGCTCAGTGTAGAACAAAGTGTCTGATAACGTATTGGAAAGTGAAAAGTGGAATGATATAATGGAATAGGATGATCTCATTGATGTACTATTTACATATTTATATAAGCCTAAAGAGCATGGGGTGACAGTTCGAAAAGGGCATGGCCCCTTCATGAGGTGGCCCTTTTACTAAAAGGTGTCTCCCTTAACTGCTAATGACATCACTAATCCATGTAATAATCATATGTTTAATTAATAACATAATTAAGGTAATTGATCTAATGATTCACAACACCAATCATGGTTTTTTTCTGCATGTTTAAGACAATATCAATTGTGAAAATTTAAAGAAGCATTAAATTAGAAAGCAAATGTAAACAGAGCAGCAAGCATTCTTGCACGTGCAAACATATTGCCAAAGAAACAAGACGAAACTAACGGCAAAGATAAATTCTGGACACTACTGAATCAGACTACCACTCCTACTGTACTTGCTAACAAATTAAAAACCAATCACTGGAACACCATGTCAAACTAGCTGTTGCTTCACTTGGTCTTGACGACCCCTTCGTTCCCGGCGAGCAGCAGGTACTTGTCCTTCCTCGTGAGTGCCGTCCCCTCGAACCCGAGCGCGGAGGCTAGCGCGCGCTGCACCTCGTTGGCCACCTCGATGCTGCTCTTGCCGCTCTCCTCGAAGTTCACCGGCTCCAGGAACTGGACGCTGTACTCCGGCCGGGGGTTCATCAGGAAGTAGACCGAGTCGAAGCTCTTGGCGACGGGCGACGTGGACGTGGCGTAGAACACCGTCGTGATCGCGTCGACCGCCACGGGGGTCACCTCGAGGGCGAGCTCGGTGAACAGCGGGCTGAACCGGAGCAGGTAGGGCTCGCGGCACGTCGTGCCCTCGGGGCACACGATCACGTCGCCCCGCGCCAGCATCGACGACATGCGGCGCCGGTCCTCCTCGCGGTTGCGGGTCAGCCGCCGGAGCGGGATGGGCGAGAGCACCTCCGACAGGCGGCTCAGGCTGTACgtcacggcggcgacgggccgcTTGAGCGCGCAGGCGATGCCGATCGGGTCCAGGAGCGTGCGGTGGTTGCAGGCGTAaagccggccgccgcggggctTGCCCGTTccctcggcgtcgccgtcgtctgCCGCAGGAGTGGCGCCGATGACGCGCACCCTCACCCCGGTGAGCCCGGCGACGACGCTCGACAGGCGCCACGGGAGGAGGACGTAGATGGCGATGCGGAtgacggcgaggacgacggcgaagGGGAAGTAGATGTACATGGCGAGCGCGGCCACCGGCGTCGGCGTGAACGCCAGCCGGCCGTCGTGGAACACCATGGGCTTCGGGGAAATGCACGAGGTCTTCTGGGTTTGCTTCAGGACGCGCGCCAGCCTCTTCATGTCGATCTCTGACTCGGTCATAACGCCGGTGAGGTATCGTTGCCCTCCCTCGAGCTCCTTCCCCACCACCGCATTGAACCCCACGTACTCTTTCAAGAACGCCTCCACCATCACCGTCGGGAACGTCCGGGTCACGGCCACCACCTTCACCTCCTTGGGCAACGCCTTGAGCTCCTCGATAGCGCGCATGTCCGACGCCTCTCGGAAGAAGAGCTTGGGGAGCACGGCCCTTCCGAtcctcgccgcctcgtcgcgcCGCAGCCCGCAGAAAGAGACGAACGCCATGGCCTTGGCGCGCGCCCCGTGGGACAGCACGTGCAGGACGGGGTAGAGCGCGAGCAGGACGAGGCCCCGGATGTAGCCGCCcgcctcgacggcgacgaggaagtAGGGCGGGAACGCCGCGCCCCGCGACGGGTTCAGGAGCAGCGCGTCCGCATCGACCACCA is a genomic window containing:
- the LOC117835597 gene encoding probable glycerol-3-phosphate acyltransferase 3, with translation MSTSGERFANRVLSIHRFINRSLVGRLLPGARTSTVVPAAAPSELVRRLGDNALVVDADALLLNPSRGAAFPPYFLVAVEAGGYIRGLVLLALYPVLHVLSHGARAKAMAFVSFCGLRRDEAARIGRAVLPKLFFREASDMRAIEELKALPKEVKVVAVTRTFPTVMVEAFLKEYVGFNAVVGKELEGGQRYLTGVMTESEIDMKRLARVLKQTQKTSCISPKPMVFHDGRLAFTPTPVAALAMYIYFPFAVVLAVIRIAIYVLLPWRLSSVVAGLTGVRVRVIGATPAADDGDAEGTGKPRGGRLYACNHRTLLDPIGIACALKRPVAAVTYSLSRLSEVLSPIPLRRLTRNREEDRRRMSSMLARGDVIVCPEGTTCREPYLLRFSPLFTELALEVTPVAVDAITTVFYATSTSPVAKSFDSVYFLMNPRPEYSVQFLEPVNFEESGKSSIEVANEVQRALASALGFEGTALTRKDKYLLLAGNEGVVKTK